GCATAAAGTTTTTAAAGTAGCTTTCGCAGTTTCTAGAATACGCATACTTGACCTCACCATTAACTTCTTATTCTCTGACGATAGGGATTTCCTTGTTTATTTGAATTAGAAATAGAAAATTCTTTACTTCTTTGATTATCTGGAAATGACTCTGCCACTTGTAAGAATAAACGTTTCGCCTGGGGCAAGCTTTGCTTTGATGGGCATTGGGTTTAACACATTAAGCGGCCTTATTTCCACAGAATCGTTTGTAACCTTAATGTCATACATCGTGCCGGCATAGCATAGATTTCTGACGCCAGCATATTTTAGAGAAGATGGAAGATTTGGCCTGATTTTTAGCCCCTCTGTATCAGCTTCTATACCAAGAAAACCATAAAGGAACGCACATGGTACAAGTCCGCTCTCAGGGAATTCTCCTTCTACGCCTACCGAGCCTGCTTGCCCGCCAGGACCACCTTGCGTTTTTTCACCCCTATAAAGTGGACTCCCTCCGCAAAGTCGATCAGGCATCCAATAGCGGTCGAGAATTTCCTTAAATCGCTTGAAAGCGTTGTCCGCACCAAGATATTTCACACGAGCCATTAAGTCATAATAAGACGTATACAAAATTGCGCCACCATCCTGGCATTGATCACCATAATCTGTCCCAGCCCATCCAAAATACCACCAGCTTGGTATAGGCTCCTGCGGCTCGTCCCTCCTTGGATTATGAATTGTATTAGCGCGCGGAGCAAAAATCCATGCTGAATACGTATCCGCCTTGCCTGACGAAGTTGGTTCTGTCTCCATCCAACAATAGATTCGCTCAACCTGCGCTTGATCGGCAAGACCATACGCCACAGCCTCTAGATTGATAAAGGTAAACCCATAATCATGTTTTACGCCATCTACATCCACACACCCGACATATCTGCCCTTTGTTTGGTCCCAAAAAGTCAAATTATACTCCCGGCGCACCTTTACCCTAAGGTTGCGATAATAATTTGCTGACTTTTTCTCTCCAGCAAGGTCAAGGCCAGCTTTAGCACAAAAATCTTCTAAATCTGCCATTGCCCTTAGTGATTCATAATAGAAAGTGTTGCAAAAAGCATCCTTATAACCAAATGGAAGAATATCCCAATAATTGCTGCCAATCCCATTATGTTTTCCTTCATGGCCTTTTGCGTCAATTACGATTATGCCATCCTTCCCCTTAAGTTGATTTAGCTGAAAATCCATTGCTTTCCTTAGTTTTGGCATAACCGCCTTTAGGAATTCTATGTCTCGCGTCCAGGTGAAATAATGGTAAGCGCCCAGTATGAAGCAGGAGTTTGTCGTGAAGTGCCTAGTATCGTAGTCGTTCTTCCCATCATTATCTTCGTCTTTAAAGGGGAAGGGCCAGCCTTCCTGACTGCCCCACGTATAAATATATCCATCTTCTCGCATTGAAGGGTTAAGAAAGTGATTCTTTTGCTCATCGCGCTGTGGATTGGCGGTCCAACAGTGAATGCGGGAACACCATTCCTTCCATTCCGGTGGTGTTCCTACACCAAAATTAAGTGCATGACTGTAGTAGAATTCATTTAAAACTTTATCAAAGTTCTTATCTGACGAGTAAAAAACCGGATAATAACTAGGCAGCTCCTCTTTATGTGGCAGGACTTCCATTTCTAACGTAGCACCATTGAACTTCAACTTTGCAGAATCTTCTTCGAATTCAAACCTCAAGTGCTGTCCAGGCTGGAGATCAAACCTTATATCTGCATTCTTTCGCCCCATAGCATAAACCCATTTGCTTGGGCGTAAATGGTCAGAAAATGGCCTGCGTTTGAATTCTTGAACGATTATATGCTGTCCAGCATCGGTATAAAATCTCTTAAATGGGAAAATTGCCACATCATAGCCCGATTTCTTCCAAGGCATGACGACCCAAGTTTGGATATTGGGAGACGGAACACTACTTTCTTTTAACTTAAACTCGCTTTTGAGCTTAGAATCCTTCAAGGTAATTTCCACATCGCCTGCCAGATCTGTGAAACCCTCGCATTCAAATACAAAGTCGATATTGGACTGCTCCTTACCGTCAATATAAGCCACCATTGAAGAATTAACATTATTATCTGTTGCCCACCAACCAATTTGTTTACCAATAGGCGCTGACATCTCT
The window above is part of the Armatimonadota bacterium genome. Proteins encoded here:
- a CDS encoding glycoside hydrolase family 116 protein, with the translated sequence MIKILLLFLGICLLSSSSQSYEVSNGYFFLSGRDGCFDVLRLDPAGNGKYGENIIKVMSFGGPTENGSGIQLEQLKSGIILRNIAVKSLFKIKQEQSGHPIACPSQGTLGVKFEVGSGKITSVSGSFPTWHETNCGCTLTLYRLPDGDFAKKEVVARRVIVNVQDNSRQGLQFDPQPAGIYYLEMSAPIGKQIGWWATDNNVNSSMVAYIDGKEQSNIDFVFECEGFTDLAGDVEITLKDSKLKSEFKLKESSVPSPNIQTWVVMPWKKSGYDVAIFPFKRFYTDAGQHIIVQEFKRRPFSDHLRPSKWVYAMGRKNADIRFDLQPGQHLRFEFEEDSAKLKFNGATLEMEVLPHKEELPSYYPVFYSSDKNFDKVLNEFYYSHALNFGVGTPPEWKEWCSRIHCWTANPQRDEQKNHFLNPSMREDGYIYTWGSQEGWPFPFKDEDNDGKNDYDTRHFTTNSCFILGAYHYFTWTRDIEFLKAVMPKLRKAMDFQLNQLKGKDGIIVIDAKGHEGKHNGIGSNYWDILPFGYKDAFCNTFYYESLRAMADLEDFCAKAGLDLAGEKKSANYYRNLRVKVRREYNLTFWDQTKGRYVGCVDVDGVKHDYGFTFINLEAVAYGLADQAQVERIYCWMETEPTSSGKADTYSAWIFAPRANTIHNPRRDEPQEPIPSWWYFGWAGTDYGDQCQDGGAILYTSYYDLMARVKYLGADNAFKRFKEILDRYWMPDRLCGGSPLYRGEKTQGGPGGQAGSVGVEGEFPESGLVPCAFLYGFLGIEADTEGLKIRPNLPSSLKYAGVRNLCYAGTMYDIKVTNDSVEIRPLNVLNPMPIKAKLAPGETFILTSGRVISR